From a single Poecilia reticulata strain Guanapo linkage group LG2, Guppy_female_1.0+MT, whole genome shotgun sequence genomic region:
- the abcb6a gene encoding ATP-binding cassette sub-family B member 6 isoform X1: MMDVYMTIFRVIMFIQSYCEGNISISHTWVDLGISPCFHFTLVSTILLSICFFLGTVHCICYQKYGTPMESKFIPRSHLYGLQLVLTIVLLLQFLAGLMWRATDGGELPGYVVLYGCFSMLGWSWALGVLWVERRRVPLMDRTRGHSTALLVFWAFAFSAENLAFVSWYSSQWWWALETSQQEVEFALWVIRYVCSGLLFFVGLKAPGLPRKPYILLINEDERDVENSAQSLLGRPEENQSTWQGFRKKVRLLLPYMWPRGNIVLQLLVVFCLGLLGVERVINVFVPIYYKNIVNGLTNGSSWHTVASTVGVYVGLKFLQGGGAGASGFVSNMRSFLWIRVQQFTNRVVQVRLFAHLHSLSLRWHLGRKTGDVLRSIDRGTSSINSLLSYIVFSIFPTIADIVISIIYFITNFNAWFGLIIFICMTLYLALTIIITEWRTKYRRDMNLQDNAAKSKAVDSLLNFETVKYYNAENYEVGRFEDAILKYQASEWKTQASLALLNQTQNVIIGSGLLAGSLLCAYFVTEGKFQVGDFVLFGTYIIQLYTPLNWFGTYYRMIQNSFIDMESMFKLFEEEEEVKDKVNAGNLQFKLGRVEFDSVYFSYTNGKEILRDVSFTVLPGQTVALVGPSGSGKSTIIRLLFRFYNVQGGCIRIDGQDISNVKQRSLRAHIGVVPQDTVLFNDTIRENIRYGRITASDSEVEEAAIAADIHDKIMTFPEGYDTQVGERGLKLSGGEKQRVAIARTILKAPQIILLDEATSALDTQTERNIQASLAKVCTNRTTVVVAHRLSTIIGADQILVISEGRIAERGRHDELLSKGGLYADMWLKQQQAHDSDSSSDTEAKDRKSEKLQPPSTSSAHQGH, from the exons TGATAATGTTCATCCAGAGCTACTGTGAGGGAAACATCTCCATCTCCCACACCTGGGTGGATTTGGGTATCTCCCCCTGCTTCCACTTCACCCTCGTCTCCACCATCCTGCTCTCCATCTGCTTCTTCCTCGGCACCGTCCACTGCATCTGCTACCAGAAGTATGGCACCCCCATGGAGTCCAAATTCATCCCTCGCTCCCACCTCTACGGCCTCCAGCTGGTCCTCACCATTGTCCTCTTGCTCCAATTCCTGGCTGGGCTGATGTGGCGAGCGACCGACGGCGGGGAGCTCCCGGGTTACGTGGTGCTGTACGGCTGCTTCTCGATGCTGGGGTGGTCCTGGGCGTTGGGCGTGCTCTGGGTGGAGAGGCGGAGGGTCCCCCTGATGGACCGGACGAGGGGTCACAGCACCGCCCTGCTGGTGTTCTGGGCCTTTGCTTTCTCTGCTGAGAACCTGGCCTTCGTCTCCTGGTACAGTTCGCAGTGGTGGTGGGCGCTGGAGACCAGTCAGCAAGAG GTGGAGTTTGCTCTCTGGGTGATCCGCTACGTCTGCTCCGGGCTGCTCTTCTTCGTTGGTCTGAAAGCCCCCGGCTTGCCCCGAAAGCCCTACATTCTCCTTATCAATGAAGACGAGCGGGACGTGGAAAACAGCGCACAG agcctGTTAGGAAGGCCAGAGGAGAACCAGTCCACCTGGCAGGGGTTCAGGAAGAAGGTCCGTCTGCTTCTTCCCTACATGTGGCCCCGAGGCAACATCGTCCTCCAGCTGTTGGTCGTCTTCTGCTTGGGCCTGCTGGGAGTGGAGAGAGTTATTAATGTCTTTGTACCCATCTACTATAAAAATATCG TTAATGGGTTAACCAATGGCAGCAGCTGGCACACCGTGGCGTCCACAGTGGGTGTGTATGTCGGACTGAAGTTCCTGCAGGGTGGGGGAGCAG GCGCCTCCGGGTTCGTCAGCAACATGCGCTCGTTCCTCTGGATCCGGGTGCAGCAATTCACCAATCGGGTGGTGCAGGTCCGCCTGTTCGCCCACCTGCACTCTCTCTCGCTGCGCTGGCACCTGGGGCGCAAAACCGGCGACGTGCTGAGGAGCATCGACCGCGGCACGTCGTCAATCAACAGCCTGCTCAG ctacATTGTGTTTAGCATCTTTCCAACCATCGCTGATATTGTCATTTCCATCATCTACTTCATCACTAACTTTAACGCCTGGTTCGGCCTGATCATCTTCATTTGCATGACCTTGTACCTCG CTCTGACCATCATCATCACTGAGTGGAGGACCAAGTACAGACGGGACATGAATCTGCAGGACAACGCTGCCAAGTCCAAAGCTGTGGACTCGTTGTTGAACTTTGAAACG GTAAAATACTACAACGCAGAGAACTACGAGGTCGGCCGGTTTGAAGACGCCATCTTGAAGTATCAG GCTTCAGAGTGGAAGACTCAGGCGTCCCTCGCCTTACTCAATCAAACCCAGAACGTCATCATCGGATCTGGACTGCTGGCCGGCTCTTTGCTCTGTGCCTATTTTGTTACAGAGGGGAAATTTCAG GTGGGAGATTTTGTTCTCTTCGGTACATACATCATCCAGCTTTACACCCCTCTCAACTGGTTTGGAACCTACTACAG AATGATCCAGAATTCCTTCATCGACATGGAAAGCATGTTCAAGCTGtttgaggaagaagaggag GTGAAAGACAAAGTTAATGCTGGAAATTTGCAGTTCAAACTGGGAAGAGTGGAGTTTGACAGCGTCTACTTCAGCTACACCAATGG AAAGGAAATTCTCAGGGATGTCTCCTTCACCGTTCTTCCAGGACAGACTGTTGCACTG GTTGGACCATCAGGATCTGGGAAAAGTACCATCATTCGCCTTCTTTTCCGCTTTTATAATGTTCAGGGAGGCTGCATTCGCATTGATGGCCAGGATATCTCAAAC GTGAAGCAAAGATCTCTCCGGGCGCACATCGGTGTGGTTCCTCAGGATACGGTGCTCTTTAACGACACGATCAGGGAAAACATTCGCTACGGTCGCATCACTGCGTCCGACAGCGAGGTGGAGGAGGCAGCCATAGCTGCAGACATACATGACAAGATCATGACTTTCCCTGAAG GCTATGACACGCAAGTGGGCGAGAGAGGTCTGAAGCTGAGCGGAGGTGAGAAGCAGAGGGTTGCTATTGCCAGAACAATCCTGAAGGCACCTCAGATCATCCTGCTGGATGAG GCAACATCAGCTCTGGACACGCAGACAGAGCGCAACATCCAGGCCTCTCTGGCCAAAGTCTGCACCAATCGCACAACCGTCGTCGTAGCGCACAG gctgtCCACCATCATTGGAGCGGATCAGATCCTGGTGATCAGTGAGGGTCGGATCGCTGAACGAGGACG GCATGACGAATTGCTGTCCAAAGGGGGTCTATATGCAGACATGtggctgaagcagcagcaggcccACGACTCGGATTCCTCCTCAGACACCGAAGCAAAAGATCGCAAGTCTGAGAAACTACAGCCACCGTCCACCTCTTCAGCCCATCAAGGGCATTGA
- the abcb6a gene encoding ATP-binding cassette sub-family B member 6 isoform X2: MFIQSYCEGNISISHTWVDLGISPCFHFTLVSTILLSICFFLGTVHCICYQKYGTPMESKFIPRSHLYGLQLVLTIVLLLQFLAGLMWRATDGGELPGYVVLYGCFSMLGWSWALGVLWVERRRVPLMDRTRGHSTALLVFWAFAFSAENLAFVSWYSSQWWWALETSQQEVEFALWVIRYVCSGLLFFVGLKAPGLPRKPYILLINEDERDVENSAQSLLGRPEENQSTWQGFRKKVRLLLPYMWPRGNIVLQLLVVFCLGLLGVERVINVFVPIYYKNIVNGLTNGSSWHTVASTVGVYVGLKFLQGGGAGASGFVSNMRSFLWIRVQQFTNRVVQVRLFAHLHSLSLRWHLGRKTGDVLRSIDRGTSSINSLLSYIVFSIFPTIADIVISIIYFITNFNAWFGLIIFICMTLYLALTIIITEWRTKYRRDMNLQDNAAKSKAVDSLLNFETVKYYNAENYEVGRFEDAILKYQASEWKTQASLALLNQTQNVIIGSGLLAGSLLCAYFVTEGKFQVGDFVLFGTYIIQLYTPLNWFGTYYRMIQNSFIDMESMFKLFEEEEEVKDKVNAGNLQFKLGRVEFDSVYFSYTNGKEILRDVSFTVLPGQTVALVGPSGSGKSTIIRLLFRFYNVQGGCIRIDGQDISNVKQRSLRAHIGVVPQDTVLFNDTIRENIRYGRITASDSEVEEAAIAADIHDKIMTFPEGYDTQVGERGLKLSGGEKQRVAIARTILKAPQIILLDEATSALDTQTERNIQASLAKVCTNRTTVVVAHRLSTIIGADQILVISEGRIAERGRHDELLSKGGLYADMWLKQQQAHDSDSSSDTEAKDRKSEKLQPPSTSSAHQGH, translated from the exons ATGTTCATCCAGAGCTACTGTGAGGGAAACATCTCCATCTCCCACACCTGGGTGGATTTGGGTATCTCCCCCTGCTTCCACTTCACCCTCGTCTCCACCATCCTGCTCTCCATCTGCTTCTTCCTCGGCACCGTCCACTGCATCTGCTACCAGAAGTATGGCACCCCCATGGAGTCCAAATTCATCCCTCGCTCCCACCTCTACGGCCTCCAGCTGGTCCTCACCATTGTCCTCTTGCTCCAATTCCTGGCTGGGCTGATGTGGCGAGCGACCGACGGCGGGGAGCTCCCGGGTTACGTGGTGCTGTACGGCTGCTTCTCGATGCTGGGGTGGTCCTGGGCGTTGGGCGTGCTCTGGGTGGAGAGGCGGAGGGTCCCCCTGATGGACCGGACGAGGGGTCACAGCACCGCCCTGCTGGTGTTCTGGGCCTTTGCTTTCTCTGCTGAGAACCTGGCCTTCGTCTCCTGGTACAGTTCGCAGTGGTGGTGGGCGCTGGAGACCAGTCAGCAAGAG GTGGAGTTTGCTCTCTGGGTGATCCGCTACGTCTGCTCCGGGCTGCTCTTCTTCGTTGGTCTGAAAGCCCCCGGCTTGCCCCGAAAGCCCTACATTCTCCTTATCAATGAAGACGAGCGGGACGTGGAAAACAGCGCACAG agcctGTTAGGAAGGCCAGAGGAGAACCAGTCCACCTGGCAGGGGTTCAGGAAGAAGGTCCGTCTGCTTCTTCCCTACATGTGGCCCCGAGGCAACATCGTCCTCCAGCTGTTGGTCGTCTTCTGCTTGGGCCTGCTGGGAGTGGAGAGAGTTATTAATGTCTTTGTACCCATCTACTATAAAAATATCG TTAATGGGTTAACCAATGGCAGCAGCTGGCACACCGTGGCGTCCACAGTGGGTGTGTATGTCGGACTGAAGTTCCTGCAGGGTGGGGGAGCAG GCGCCTCCGGGTTCGTCAGCAACATGCGCTCGTTCCTCTGGATCCGGGTGCAGCAATTCACCAATCGGGTGGTGCAGGTCCGCCTGTTCGCCCACCTGCACTCTCTCTCGCTGCGCTGGCACCTGGGGCGCAAAACCGGCGACGTGCTGAGGAGCATCGACCGCGGCACGTCGTCAATCAACAGCCTGCTCAG ctacATTGTGTTTAGCATCTTTCCAACCATCGCTGATATTGTCATTTCCATCATCTACTTCATCACTAACTTTAACGCCTGGTTCGGCCTGATCATCTTCATTTGCATGACCTTGTACCTCG CTCTGACCATCATCATCACTGAGTGGAGGACCAAGTACAGACGGGACATGAATCTGCAGGACAACGCTGCCAAGTCCAAAGCTGTGGACTCGTTGTTGAACTTTGAAACG GTAAAATACTACAACGCAGAGAACTACGAGGTCGGCCGGTTTGAAGACGCCATCTTGAAGTATCAG GCTTCAGAGTGGAAGACTCAGGCGTCCCTCGCCTTACTCAATCAAACCCAGAACGTCATCATCGGATCTGGACTGCTGGCCGGCTCTTTGCTCTGTGCCTATTTTGTTACAGAGGGGAAATTTCAG GTGGGAGATTTTGTTCTCTTCGGTACATACATCATCCAGCTTTACACCCCTCTCAACTGGTTTGGAACCTACTACAG AATGATCCAGAATTCCTTCATCGACATGGAAAGCATGTTCAAGCTGtttgaggaagaagaggag GTGAAAGACAAAGTTAATGCTGGAAATTTGCAGTTCAAACTGGGAAGAGTGGAGTTTGACAGCGTCTACTTCAGCTACACCAATGG AAAGGAAATTCTCAGGGATGTCTCCTTCACCGTTCTTCCAGGACAGACTGTTGCACTG GTTGGACCATCAGGATCTGGGAAAAGTACCATCATTCGCCTTCTTTTCCGCTTTTATAATGTTCAGGGAGGCTGCATTCGCATTGATGGCCAGGATATCTCAAAC GTGAAGCAAAGATCTCTCCGGGCGCACATCGGTGTGGTTCCTCAGGATACGGTGCTCTTTAACGACACGATCAGGGAAAACATTCGCTACGGTCGCATCACTGCGTCCGACAGCGAGGTGGAGGAGGCAGCCATAGCTGCAGACATACATGACAAGATCATGACTTTCCCTGAAG GCTATGACACGCAAGTGGGCGAGAGAGGTCTGAAGCTGAGCGGAGGTGAGAAGCAGAGGGTTGCTATTGCCAGAACAATCCTGAAGGCACCTCAGATCATCCTGCTGGATGAG GCAACATCAGCTCTGGACACGCAGACAGAGCGCAACATCCAGGCCTCTCTGGCCAAAGTCTGCACCAATCGCACAACCGTCGTCGTAGCGCACAG gctgtCCACCATCATTGGAGCGGATCAGATCCTGGTGATCAGTGAGGGTCGGATCGCTGAACGAGGACG GCATGACGAATTGCTGTCCAAAGGGGGTCTATATGCAGACATGtggctgaagcagcagcaggcccACGACTCGGATTCCTCCTCAGACACCGAAGCAAAAGATCGCAAGTCTGAGAAACTACAGCCACCGTCCACCTCTTCAGCCCATCAAGGGCATTGA
- the cnppd1 gene encoding protein CNPPD1, producing the protein MDFDALFNENTFQFSDFQEFTFLPGHQKLSERVRKRLYYGLDKDVSLDALSCPVTDIAVEIFQKSAPSPIRKLQKKYAAHVAREACISPCAMMLALVYIERLRHRNPEYLQKISSSDLFLISMMVASKYLYDEGEEEEVFNDEWGAAGKLDVQTINNLEMSFLNAIEWSLFTEPKDFFDILRHLETSIAEKQGMRRGWFTYTDLCVLLDHSAWSHALAAIYQHFVKVSCMLGLVYLTSVAGLIASSAVVHQLSLCRGDQSALPSSNEIGLLPTPSLSPEAATPAHRPPCCVLTNKSLNGQTTSLEISQQNRQNNSPSGSAKNSVLCLWGSLLASMSRAHRVKNPNAESPRAWPSSSFDCSGCLPNLPHLQCVLRNTSALPRLGPVKPYPQSAWLSSSLMGAAGSSLDSHFRVFSTVDLLPCRPEALLMPG; encoded by the exons ATGGATTTCGACGcgttatttaatgaaaacacgtTTCAGTTTTCGGACTTCCAGGAGTTCACG TTTCTTCCTGGACACCAAAAACTGAGCGAGCGAGTGAGAAAAAGACTGTATTATGGCCTGGACAAAGATGTCTCACTAGATGCCCTTTCTTGCCCTGTTACAG ATATTGCTGTTGAAATTTTCCAAAAGTCTGCCCCGAGCCCAATCCGAAAGCTCCAAAAGAAGTATGCTGCTCATGTTGCAAG GGAAGCTTGCATTTCTCCATGTGCCATGATGCTGGCATTGGTTTACATAGAAAGACTCCGACACAGAAACCCAGAGTATCTGCAAAAGATCTCCTCGTCTGACCTTTTCCTTATCTCGATG ATGGTTGCCAGCAAATACCTCTACGATgaaggtgaggaagaggaggtttTCAATGACGAGTGGGGAGCAGCTGGGAAACTGGACGTCCAAACGATCAACAACCTGGAGATGAGTTTCTTGAATGCCATT GAGTGGAGCCTCTTCACAGAGCCAAAGGACTTCTTTGATATACTCCGCCACCTGGAAACGAG CATTGCGGAGAAGCAAGGAATGAGACGTGGCTGGTTCACCTACACTGACCTGTGTGTGCTGCTGGATCACTCCGCATGGAGTCACGCCCTCGCTGCCATCTATCAGCACTTTGTAAAG GTGTCCTGTATGCTCGGCCTGGTGTATCTGACCAGTGTAGCCGGTCTTATTGCTAGCAGTGCCGTTGTGCACCAGCTCAGTCTGTGCAGAGGCGACCAATCCGCGCTGCCTTCGTCAAACGAAATCGGCCTCCTCCCGACCCCCAGTCTCAGCCCAGAAGCAGCCACGCCGGCCCACCGCCCGCCATGTTGTGTTCTGACCAATAAGTCTCTGAACGGTCAAACCACTTCTCTTGAAATCAGCCAGCAAAACAGACAGAACAATTCTCCGTCTGGTTCTGCAAAAAACTCTGTTTTGTGTCTCTGGGGTTCTCTGCTGGCCTCCATGAGCCGTGCACATCGTGTCAAAAATCCCAACGCGGAATCTCCCCGAGCCTGGCCGTCTTCCTCCTTCGACTGTTCCGGCTGTCTTCCAAACCTTCCTCATCTTCAGTGTGTACTTCGAAACACCTCGGCACTCCCTCGCCTCGGTCCTGTCAAACCCTATCCTCAGTCGGCGTGGCTTTCCTCCAGCCTGATGGGAGCCGCAGGATCAAGCCTGGACTCACACTTTAGGGTGTTTTCAACTGTAGATCTGTTGCCGTGCCGACCTGAGGCTCTGCTCATGCCTGGCTAG